A genomic window from Silene latifolia isolate original U9 population chromosome 11, ASM4854445v1, whole genome shotgun sequence includes:
- the LOC141615255 gene encoding protein POLAR LOCALIZATION DURING ASYMMETRIC DIVISION AND REDISTRIBUTION-like, whose amino-acid sequence MPTINSANDDQEWRSLRKRGGGGGRCLTVLTREESVRGMECVRGLECYSPARVAVCRLLAVVKKCKRRRRGDKVMAEEVEKREVATDLMAVDHQTIHDGVSGHQRQEMNFNVAAGLGLLSLIAASKTELEKTAELRRQMETFLKSAKQGHDEGKVTPPNGLSDPEVTYAVSTTTIDGPSNLTAYSQEGHGVGSSQEVSGMSGVCDKHCDMYETQRCVDEVSCLEEELAAELERLQIDIETEGYGETGQQLEHQENVTQLSSNGKATGTATVSSSEEVINPNDEVTPEHYGVPPLELERRLHELLEARQEERIKELEAHLEFIKGKLQEKEVEVIWWKDTAKLISKQVPQSSRAKVICEDS is encoded by the exons ATGCCGACGATAAACTCCGCCAATGACGATCAAGAATGGCGGAGTTTGCGaaaaagaggaggaggaggagggaggTGTTTGACGGTATTGACTAGGGAAGAAAGTGTAAGAGGAATGGAGTGTGTTAGAGGTCTCGAATGTTATTCTCCCGCACGTGTCGCCGTGTGCCGCCTTCTCGCTGTCGTAAAGAAATGCAAACGACGTCGTAGGGGAGATAAAGTCATGGCGGAGGAGGTGGAGAAACGAGAGGTTGCTACTGATTTGATGGCGGTTGATCATCAAACAATTCACGACGGCGTTTCAG GGCATCAAAGGCAGGAAATGAACTTCAATGTGGCTGCTGGGCTGGGACTACTGTCACTTATAGCAGCTAGCAAAACAGAACTCGAAAAAACAGCAGAATTGCGTAGGCAAATGGAGACATTCCTAAAAAGCGCAAAACAAGGGCATGACGAGGGTAAAGTCACTCCCCCAAACGGGTTATCAGACCCTGAAGTTACCTATGCAGTAAGCACCACCACCATTGACGGTCCAAGCAATCTTACAGCGTATTCACAAGAGGGGCATGGAGTCGGGTCTAGTCAAGAGGTGTCCGGGATGAGTGGTGTGTGTGACAAACACTGTGATATGTATGAAACACAACGGTGTGTGGACGAAGTAAGTTGTCTTGAGGAGGAATTGGCTGCTGAACTAGAGAGGTTGCAGATTGACATTGAGACAGAAGGGTACGGCGAGACTGGTCAGCAATTGGAACATCAAGAGAATGTCACTCAG TTATCTTCTAATGGCAAGGCAACAGGAACAGCAACTGTTAGTTCCTCCGAAGAGGTCATAAACCCCAATGATGAAGTCACCCCGGAACATTATGGTGTTCCTCCTCTTGAACTCGAGAGGCGTTTACATGAACTTCTGGAAGCGAGACAAGAAGAGAGGATAAAAGAACTAGAAGCTCATCTAGAATTCATCAAGGGAAAGCTTCAAGAAAAGGAGGTAGAGGTCATTTGGTGGAAAGACACTGCTAAACTCATCTCTAAGCAGGTTCCACAATCTTCCAGGGCTAAG GTAATTTGTGAGGATAGCTGA